The following are from one region of the Papaver somniferum cultivar HN1 unplaced genomic scaffold, ASM357369v1 unplaced-scaffold_132, whole genome shotgun sequence genome:
- the LOC113333101 gene encoding charged multivesicular body protein 7-like, producing MNSSVREFIKKEVPDWDDEVVATARFKAFSGQKSDWESKLLFWKNLILKVARHLNVFVIRSSEVRNIWFNRKGLTPLCIDQVLLEMYSSGDILRKSDLMDPTAGRLSQMFKRMVNLIGISGPSSSEELIGEFLILSIPLQEKAAEVVKLLSESHWTSFCTVTMSELQRICNGSTEASTVLSYLSSTGKARYLSICKADFIEGVKVSLVKEAVPTISSLDYDVLQLIWTKEKLQQQLDVIDQRYEMSRKSALNFMKAGNKQVALRHARQLKLNSESREKCMSMLNRVEEVLTIITNAESTKKVVEAMQIGSRAMKESGISAEEVHVCLQELDETVASQKEVEEALASAPIQCTKIDDEDLEKEFRMLEMELEDLTPQKYTAAPTQNDLLKKEESKISETKIADSGRIGEAVPRESAESLVSKLSDLQLEAA from the exons ATGAATTCGTCAGTTAGAGAATTCATAAAGAAGGAAGTACCTGATTGGGACGATGAAGTAGTTGCAACTGCTCGGTTTAAAGCTTTTAGTGGACAAAAATCAGATTGGGAATCCAAACTCCTGTTCTGGAAAAACTTGATTCTGAAAGTTGCTCGACATCTCAATGTCTTCGTAATTCGATCGTCAGAG GTGAGGAATATTTGGTTTAACCGAAAAGGGTTAACGCCTCTGTGCATTGACCAAGTGCTG CTTGAAATGTATAGTTCGGGTGATATTTTGCGGAAGAGCGATCTTATGGATCCAACTGCCGGGCGTTTATCCCAAATGTTTAAACGGATGGTTAATTTGATAGGCATTTCAGGACCATCCTCTTCCGAAGAACTAATTGGAGAGTTTCTTATTCTAAGTATACCACTTCAG GAAAAGGCTGCTGAAGTAGTCAAACTTTTATCTGAAAGCCACTGGACATCTTTTTGCACTGTTACTATGAGTGAGCTCCAGAGGATCTGTAATGGATCCACTGAAGCCTCTACGGTTTTGAGTTACTTATCAAGTACAGGAAAAGCACGATACCTTTCGATCTGTAAAGCGGACTTTATTGAG GGTGTCAAGGTCTCTCTTGTGAAAGAAGCTGTCCCTACTATCtcaagtcttgactatgatgtTCTGCAATTGATCTGGACGAAGGAGAAGCTTCAGCAGCAACTTGATGTGATCGATCAACGTTATGAGAT GTCAAGGAAATCGGCATTAAACTTCATGAAGGCTGGCAACAAACAAGTCGCGCTCAGGCATGCAAGGCAATTAAAATTGAACTCTGAAAGCAGAGAAAAGTGCATGTCCATGTTGAACAGGGTTGAGGAAGTTCTCACAATCATTACAAATGCTGAATCCACAAAGAAG GTCGTCGAGGCAATGCAAATTGGTTCTCGGGCAATGAAGGAAAGTGGGATTAGTGCTGAAGAAGTCCACGTTTGTCTACAAGAGCTTGATGAAACTGTTGCTTCACAAAAGGAAGTTGAAGAAGCTTTAG CATCAGCTCCAATTCAATGCACAAAAATTGACGACGAAGATTTGGAAAAGGAATTCAGGATGCTGGAGATGGAACTTGAAGATTTGACCCCACAGAAATATACTGCTGCACCTACTCAGAATGATTTACTAAAGAAAGAAGAAAGTAAAATATCAGAAACTAAGATAGCAGATAGTGGGAGGATAGGAGAAGCAGTTCCGCGAGAATCTGCTGAATCATTGGTCAGTAAGTTATCAGATCTCCAGCTTGAGGCAGCTTAG
- the LOC113333100 gene encoding meiosis-specific protein ASY3-like: MELKKPRDFRDDGTSKCASFGSDNLPYSQSQSRKMSIGVMVNEPLKGYKTRKEEKVAPTAGKFVEEINEGGAAMTALQKGKLAEASKKENSPWVSTKSFHQETPTTNSVQFHQRRTFALRSGDETQKKPNSTCDLPIPQTVNVVANQTSVLQFEEGVQNQSNSKSEAPMTKTVQFYANRMSVLQSSDGAQKKFDIITYGRKEKGGRTERVEEFAFTAAKEVRVVDKRAEVENQKSAPQSNGSLKLKLWEILGTAPEDENRFNFQTLEDGVKNSRLGGNSDQNNSNVAKLRQNSDTIEEDSESPQETIKRPESPLGTIKRPVTRSLTLKKTSSLANPKRPRKIINGGKLPSSSNHKQQSEEKSIFNFSEAEGWPTGLHGIVSGGTPSKKRGRKSTKVEPRRINFSGKAVPEKRRRAIGESKKPSPRKKATSHSNTTESSHGHSTQTNKESPQPAREKLDRQENLKTPNLCEEENHHDNVDSISSKKNTQEDDVSSPGLEVKTPTENCSLSPPSAKTKKTQPVGRRFTSEGFCELRTSQIFRPDFSASDAETKSPDPTGELQKSPIKERSHVEEQDVERNLSQSSKEQDTEDAEVKLSQLSKEQDVEDAEENLSQSSKEQDAESLEEVAPIKKVTRITRTWAPESGSPDKPKFMLRPRKRLCSPVSEFDPTPLSPKGTEESNKLQEPSYQDDEDGLARAVSLFAFALEKFKTRMKAETSKRSSMILASVTEGIKLQLQDINSQIQKDIGKFTGIGKSKRKRLETRFLEQQERLKLIQDKFKEEINQHIQDCKNTLDDLEAYQIELKDNAEKQNTSHRKLLLQVEGAIETQLSDAERRIASIQQVANGNMLQLKRMIAECLKDGVFS, from the exons GAAAATGTCTATTGGTGTTATGGTAAATGAACCTCTGAAAGGATACAAAACTAGGAAAGAAGAGAAAGTAGCTCCTACTGCTGGAAAATTCGTCGAAGAAATCAATGAAGGGGGGGCAGCAATGACAGCTTTACAGAAAGGAAAACTAGCAGAAGCTTCTAAGAAGGAGAACTCTCCATGGGTTTCGACCAAATCCTTCCACCAAGAGACACCGACAACTaattcagttcaatttcatcagAGAAGGACTTTTGCTTTAAGATCTGGTGATGAAACACAGAAGAAGCCCAACAGCACATGTGATCTACCTATCCCACAAACAGTTAATGTTGTTGCAAACCAGACTTCAGTTTTACAGTTTGAAGAGGGTGTTCAGAACCAATCTAACAGTAAGAGTGAAGCACCTATGACAAAAACAGTccagttttatgcaaaccgtatgTCAGTTTTACAGTCTAGTGATGGTGCGCAGAAGAAATTTGATATCATCACATATGGGAGGAAAGAAAAAGGTGGACGGACAGAGAGGGTAGAGGAATTTGCATTCACTGCTGCAAAAGAAGTTCGCGTGGTAGACAAAAGAGCAGAAGTGGAAAACCAAAAATCAGCTCCACAAAGCAATGGATCCCTGAAATTGAAACTGTGGGAGATATTAGGAACTGCTCCGGAAGATGAGAACAGGTTTAACTTTCAGACTCTTGAGGATGGTGTGAAGAATTCAAGGCTGGGTGGTAATTCAGATCAAAACAATAGCAATGTTGCCAAGCTTAGGCAAAACTCGGACACAATAGAGGAGGATTCTGAAAGTCCCCAGGAAACCATTAAAAGGCCTGAAAGTCCCCTGGGAACTATCAAGAGGCCAGTGACCCGATCATTAACACTAAAGAAGACTTCCTCTTTAGCTAACCCAAAGCGGCCGAGGAAGATTATTAATGGTGGAAAGTTGCCAAGTTCCTCAAACCATAAGCAACAGTCTGAGGAGAAAAGTATATTTAATTTCAGTGAGGCAGAAGGGTGGCCTACAGGCTTACATGGGATTGTCAGTGGTGGCACCCCAAGTAAGAAGAGAGGGAGAAAGAGTACTAAAGTCGAACCACGAAGGATAAACTTTTCTGGCAAAGCTGTCCCAGAAAAGCGCAGGCGAGCTATTGGGGAGAGTAAAAAGCCATCACCACGTAAGAAGGCGACATCACATAGCAATACAACAGAAAGTTCTCATGGTCACTCAACTCAAACCAACAAAGAGTCGCCACAACCAGCCAGGGAAAAGTTAGACCGACAAGAAAACCTGAAGACTCCCAATTTATGCGAAGAGGAAAACCACCATGATAATGTTGATAGCATTTCCTCAAAGAAAAACACTCAAGAGGATGATGTCAGTAGTCCAGGATTGGAAGTAAAAACACCTACGGAGAACTGTTCTCTGAGCCCACCATCTGCAAAAACTAAAAAGACGCAGCCAGTTGGGAGAAGATTCACGTCTGAAGGGTTCTGTGAGTTGAGGACTTCCCAGATCTTTCGGCCAGATTTTTCTGCTTCAGACGCAGAAACAAAATCTCCT GATCCTACAGGAGAGCTTCAGAAGTCACCTATCAAGGAACGATCACATGTCGAAGAACAAGATGTGGAACGGAATCTGTCTCAATCTTCCAAGGAACAGGATACTGAAGATGCAGAAGTGAAGCTGTCTCAACTATCCAAGGAACAGGATGTCGAAGATGCTGAGGAGAATCTATCTCAATCATCTAAGGAGCAGGACGCTGAAAGCTTGGAAGAAGTTGCACCCATCAAAAAAG TTACCCGGATCACAAGGACATGGGCTCCAGAATCAGGTAGCCCTGATAAACCAAAATTCATGCTGCGTCCAAGGAAGAGGCTCTGCAGCCCAGTTAGTGAATTTGACCCCACTCCACTATCCCCTAAAG GAACTGAAGAGAGTAACAAGCTTCAGGAACCATCCTATCAAGATGACGAAGATGGTTTGGCCAG GGCCGTATCTCTCTTTGCTTTCGCATTAGAAAAATTCAAGACCAGAATGAAGGCAGAGACAAGCAAGAGAAGCTCTATGATTCTGGCGTCTGTCACTGAAGGAATAAAGTTACAGCTGCAGGACATTAACTCTCAGATTCAAAAAGACAT AGGGAAGTTCACTGGAATTGGTAAATCTAAGAGGAAACGCCTGGAAACCAGATTCCTAG AGCAACAAGAGCGGCTGAAGCTCATACAGGACAAGTTCAAAGAGGAGATAAACCAGCATATCCAGGACTGCAAGAACACACTCGATGATCTGGAAGCCTATCAGATTGAGTTAAAAGATAATGCAGAGAAACAAA ACACATCACACAGAAAGCTTTTATTACAAGTGGAAGGTGCAATTGAAACTCAGCTCAGTGATGCAGAACGAAGAATTGCATCCATCCAGCAG GTGGCGAATGGAAATATGTTGCAATTGAAGCGTATGATTGCAGAGTGCTTGAAAGACGGTGTTTTTAGTTGA